The Cellulophaga lytica DSM 7489 nucleotide sequence GAAGTTTAACCGGCTTGCCTGAAGAGTTTTTAACAGCTTTCTCTAAAGTAGAAAAGTCTAAAGATTTTAAAACACTTACCAAAGAAGACACCCGTAAGCACGCTAAACAACCAAAAGATTTAGTTATTTAGGTTAGTTGCTTTGGCCTTGGCTTTTTAGTTGCTAAATACAAGCCCACAATAACCAAAAGCGTACCTACAACTTTAACCAGTGTTAAGCTATCTTTACCTGTAGCAACAGCAAACAATATACCTATTAATGGTTGCGCATAAGAAAAAGCACTAACCGTAGATGCTTTTAACTGAGACAACCCAAATACATTAAACAAATAAGTTAAAAATGTAGTGCCAATTATAACAAATACAATGGAGCCAATACCGCTTGCTGGTATTGTACCCCATTGTATTTGATTAAACTCTGCTATTGTTACAGGAAAGCACAATACCAAACCTATTGTAAAAAGCCACTTTAACAGTGTAAACATATGGTACTTTTCTAGCAGTTTTTTTATTAAAATTAAATAAGTTCCAAAGCTCACAGCATTAACCACAAATAAAATATTACCTAACGGAATATTAGGCGCATCTTGCCTTAACTCTGCTCCATAAAGAATTAAAAACAAAGCACCCACAAGTCCTAACACTATACCCAGGCCTTTTTGCATTGTAACATTCTCCTTAATAAAAATAGCAGACATTACAACTACTAATATTGGGACTATAGTTATTAAAACAGCACTATTAATTGGTGTAGATAATTCCAGTCCCTTAAAAAAAGTAAGCATATTTATTCCCATACCAGTTAAGGCGCAAACAAAAAGTCGTCCCCAATCTTTACGTTCTATTTTTTGCTTAGGAATAAAAAAAGAACACATCCAAAACAAAAAAGAGGCACCAAGTAAGCGCACCATAATAAATCCAAAAGGTTTAATATAAGTTGGCATAACCCCCTTGGCAATGGTATGGTTTAATCCATAAATTGTAGTGGCCCCTAAACAAGCTAATATGGCTAATGTTCTTTTACTCAACTGTGTATTTTTTCTTTTGCTGCCGCTACAACTTTTTTACTATTACCAACAAAAACAGCATTATTTACTATAATAACTGGTCGTTTTAAAAAAGTATAATGTTCTAATATTAAGTTTTTATAATCTTCTTCTTGCAGCTCTTTTTGCGCAAGACCTTTTTCTTTATACAACCTTGCTCTTTTACTAAATAAAGCCTCATAACTACCCGTTAAAGCATACATTTCTTTTAACTGTTCTTCAGTTATTTCCTCGGTTTTAATATCCTGCAGTACAAAACCATCTAGAGGTTGTAATTCTTTTAAAATTCTTTTACAAGTATCACAGGTACTTAAATGATATATTTTCTTCATTTTTATTAAACGATTTAGAATATTATTTAGAAACAAAAAACTAAGTACAAAGAAACCCAATTTGGTTGAATTGTACTATTTTTATCAAAAAACATAATTGTGGAATATTTACTTGACAACTCTAAGCAAATTAGAAAAATACTATTAAAAATTTTAGATGAAACCCCTAAAGATTTATTATTAGAAATTCCTAAAAACTTTAATAATAATATTTGGTGGAACATTGCGCATGTTGTAGTTACACAACAACTACTTGTTTACAAATTTAGCGGTATGCCTATGCTGGTTTCTGATGAAATGGTGGAAAAATACAAAAAAGGTACTTTTCCAGATGGCACAGCTACAGATGAAGAAATAACACAAATTAAAGATCTTTTGTTTAGCACATTAAAGCAAACTGAAAAAGATTATAAAGCTGGCAATTTTAAAAGCTACACTGCTTACACTACAAGTTTAAACATTACTTTAAGCAACGTTGTAGAAGCTATGAAATTTAATGCTCTACATGAAGGCATACATATAGGCGCTATACTTGCATTAAAAAGAAACATTGCTGCCTAACAAACAAAAGAGTAATCTTTAACTAAGGTTACTCTTGTTTTTCTCCTTTTACAACTAGCATTTTATTTATTTCTGCATACGGTAACAAAACTTCTATTTGGCCATCTGCATAAGACCCAACTTCATAAGTATTATATAACAACTTTAATCCTTTTTTTGTGTAACCTATATTATTTGGCAAGGTAAACACCTCTTCTTCAAACATAAATCCTGTATCGTTAATAGGTACATTTGCCGGAATTTTTTCTTGCAATCTAAAAGTAGACTCTGCTATATTGTAAAATTCTTCTTTGCTAGAAAACAATTCTTCATTTTGTATTAGCTCTCCTTTTACAACATCAAAATTTAATAAAATACTAGATTCATAACCGTGAGCCCCACCTGTAAACTCATATGTTTCTAAATCTATAGTAATTATTTTATCTGTTTCATAAATAACTTTACCATTTATAGTTGCCTCCCACCTTGTAGCATCCCCTGGTAATTTTTCTTTTACACTTAAAAACTCGTCGTTTAAAGAAGATATGGCATCATCTATATTATCAACAACCACTTCATCATCAAAAATTAAAAGTGATATTATTTTATCTTTTATAGTTTTATTAATTGTTTCACTAACTTTTGATTTTTTTATTGCCTTAGGAACATTAATTACAACTAGCGGCTTATTAACTTCTTTTTCTGTACTAATTTTTAAGGTTTCAAAAGAAATTTCTTTTTTATTATTACAGCCAATTAAAACAATTATAAAAAAGTATAAGAAAAATTTATTATTCATAGTTAAATAAGATTGTGCAAGCGCATTGTATTCTACAAAGATAACGATACATTTGTGTTATAAATAAAGAAGTGTGGGCAAAAATAATTTAAAATTTAACAGCAAAACCATTCACGGAGGTCAGGAGCCAGATAAAGCATACGGAGCTGTTATGCCTCCTATTTACCAAACATCTACTTACGCGCAAACCGCCCCGGGTAAACATAATGGATATGAGTACTCTAGAAGTGCTAATCCTACCAGAACTGCCTTAGAAAAATCTTTAGCCAGTATAGAAAATGGCAACTACGGTATTGCTTTTGGAAGTGGTATTGCTGCTATAGATGCGGTTATAAAACTTTTAAGCCCTGGAGACGAAGTTATTTCTACTAGTGATTTGTATGGTGGCAGTTACCGCTTATTTAAACAAGTTTATGAGAAATTTGGCATTACATTTCATTTTGTTGATATGGCCAATGTAAATAATATAGAAAACTACGTTACCAATAACACAAAACTTATTTGGGTAGAAACACCAACAAACCCAATGATGAATATTATTGACATTGTTGCGGCAAGTAAAATAGCTAAAAAACACAGTATACCACTGGCTGTAGACAATACATTTGCCACTCCTTATTTACAAACTCCTTTAGATTTAGGCGCAGATATTGTTATGCATTCTGCCACAAAATATTTAGGCGGACACAGTGATGTTGTTATGGGTGCATTAATTGTAAACGACAAAGAATTAGCAGAAAAATTATACTTTATACAAAAAGCCAGCGGTGCAATTTGTGGCCCAATGGATAGTTTTTTAGTTTTAAGAGGTATAAAAACATTACATGTTAGAATGCAACGCCATTGTGAAAACGGAAAAGCTATTGCCTATTACCTAAAAAACCACCCAAAGGTGGAAAAAGTTTTTTGGCCAGGTTTTGAGTCGAGCCCAAATTATGAAATTGCTAAAAACCAAATGAAAGATTTTGGTGGTATGCTATCTTTTATTCCTAAAGGAGCTAATTATAATGATGCCATTGAAATAATTAAAAAGCTACAAGTTTTTACCTTAGCAGAAAGCTTAGGTGGAGTAGAGAGTTTAGCAGGTCACCCGGCAAGTATGACACATGCAAGCATACCTAAAGAAGAAAGAGAAAAAAGTGGAATTGTAGATGCTTTAATACGACTTAGTATAGGTATTGAAGATGAAAACGACCTAATAGAAGACCTTGAACAGGCCATTGGATAATATTTTTATCAAATTTTTAAAAAAACACGGTGTAAATTATATAAATAGTATAATTTTGCCGTTATAATTTTAATTCAATAATTTAACAATTATAAAGGTTTCTATATGGAAGCAAAAATAAATGCATTTATGGATGAGGTTAAGACCCGTAACGGTCACGAACCAGAATTTATCCAAGCGGTACAAGAAGTTGCCGAGACAGTAATCCCCTATATTGCTGATCATGATATTTACAATGGCAAAAACATACTTTTGCGTATGGTAGAACCTGAAAGATTAATTTCTTTTAGAGTATCATGGGTAGATGACAATGGAAACATCCATGTAAATAGAGGCTATAGAGTACAAATGAACTCTGCTATAGGACCTTACAAAGGTGGTTTACGTTTTCACCCAAGTGTAAACGCAAGTATTCTTAAATTCTTAGCTTTTGAGCAAGTATTTAAAAATAGCTTAACTACATTACCTATGGGTGGTGGTAAAGGAGGATCTGATTTTGACCCTAAAGGAAAGTCTGATGACGAAGTTATGCGTTTTTGCCATGCATTTATGACAGAGCTTTGCCGCCATATTGGACCAAATACAGATGTACCAGCTGGTGACATTGGTGTTGGAGGAAGAGAAATAGGTTTCCTTTTTGGAATGTATAAAAAAATAAGAAATGAGTTTACTGGTGTTTTAACAGGTAAAGGTCGTTCTTGGGGTGGTTCTTTAATTAGACCAGAAGCTACAGGTTACGGTACTGTTTATTTTGCAGAAAGTATGCTTAAAACTCAAGGACAAGATTTTGCAGGTAAAAATGTAGTAATATCTGGTTCCGGTAATGTTGCACAGTTTGCAGCAGAAAAAGCATTACAATTAGGTGCTAAAGTTTTAACATTATCAGATTCTCAAGGTTACATCTTAGATAAAGATGGTATAGACGCAGAGAAACTTGCTTTTGTAATGGATCTTAAAAACAACAAAAGAGGACGTATTTCTGAGTATGTAAATAAATATACTTCTGCTACTTTCCACAAAGGAGAAACTCCATGGGATGTTGCTTGTGATATTGCTTTACCGTGTGCTACACAAAATGAATTAGATGGCGAAGCCGCTAAAGCTTTAGTTAAAAACGGATGTATTTGTGTTGCAGAAGGTGCAAATATGCCTTCTACTCCAGAAGCTATTCATGAATTTCATGAAGCAAAAATATTATTTGCTCCAGGAAAAGCTTCTAATGCAGGTGGTGTTGCTACTTCTGGTTTAGAAATGTCTCAAAACTCTTTACGTATTAGCTGGACAAGAGAAGAGGTAGACCAAAGATTAAAAACAATTATGGAGGATATTCATAATTCATGTATTGAATACGGTAAGGACAAAGATGGTTACTGTAACTATGTAAAAGGAGCAAATATTGCTGGTTTTGTTAAGGTTGCAGACGCTATGTTAGCTCAAGGCGTTATTTAAAACATAACATATATTTTAAAAGCTCCATTAAGTTTTCTTGATGGAGCTTTTTTATTTTCAATCTAAAAATAATAATTCTTCAAATCACTATATTTACAATACCTAAAAACAACTAATGCAAGTAACCACAAAAGCTATTGTACTTTCAGCGCTTAAATATGGCGACAATAGTTTAATTGTTAAAGCATATACATTATCAGACGGTCTAAAGTCTTATTTATTAAAAGGAGTTTTATCTTCTAAAAAAGGAAAGGTAAAAGCAGCATACTTTCAGCCGCTAACACAATTAGAGCTTATTGCAGTACATAAAAACAAGGGTACTTTAGAAAGTGTTAGAGAAGCCAAAACAAGTTACCACTACCAAACACTACACAGTAATATTGCTAAAAATGCAATGACTCAGTTTTTAGCAGAAATGTTAAGCAACAGCTTGCTAGAAGAAGAGCCTAACGAAAACCTTTTTAATTACATAGAGGCTGCTTTACAATGGCTAGACACAGAATCACAAATAGCAAATTTTCACCTTCATTTTTTGCTGAGCATTACCAAATATTTAGGCTTTTATCCTGACAGCAAAAACAATAGTTTTTTATATTTTGATTTGCTTGAAGGAGGCTTTACCAACAAACCCTCTTTAAACCCAGTTATACAAGGCACAAATTTAAATTACTTTAAAACCTTCTTAGGCATAAATTTTGATGCAATACATACAATCAAAATGAACAAAACTGACAGACAAGAGTTGTTAAAATCGCTTATTTTATATTTTGAATTACACTTACAAGGATTTAGAAAACCAAAGTCTCTTGTTATTTTAAATGAAATTTTTCGTTAGTATGCGTACTGCTTTATTTATACTTTTTTTATTAATTTTTACTGGTGCTTTTGCTCAGGAAGTTGTTATTGTAGACCAAGATACTCAAGAACCAATACCAGATGTTGCTATTTTTAATATTGATAAAACAAAAACAGCTTTAACTGCTAAAAATGGCAGTGTAGATCTATCAATTTTCAGCAAAAATGAAAAGATAATTTTAAAACATATTGGTTATCAAACTAAAAAAACAACAAAAAATTTACTACTTAAAAGAGGCAAAACTATTTATATGGTGTTAACCGCAGAGGAGTTAGATGGTGTTGTTATGTCGGTTTCTAAATGGGAACAACAAAAAAAAGATATTCCGCAAAAGGTTGCCTCTATTACCACTAAGGCTATATCATTTACAAACCCACAAACTGCCGCAGATGTTCTACAAAACAGCGGAAAAATATTTGTACAAAAAAGTCAGCTTGGTGGTGGCAGCCCAATGATTAGAGGTTTTGCTACAAACAGATTACTAATTTCTGTTGACGGCGTACGTATGAATAACGCTATTTTTAGAGGAGGAAATTTACAAAATGTAATTTCTATAGATCCGTTTTCTATACAAAATACAGAGGTCATTTTTGGACCTGGCTCTGTTATTTACGGTAGTGATGCCATTGGTGGTGTTTTAAATTTTTACACCAAAAAACCAAAACATTCAAAAACTGAAGAGGCTTTTATTACTGGCAATGCTACTTACAGGTTTTCATCCGCAAATACAGAAAACACAATACATGCAGATGTTAATTACGGCAAACAAAATTGGGCTTTTTTAACCAGTATTAGTTACACCAATTTTGATGATTTAAAAATGGGTAACAACGGTCCAGATTCCTATGTAAGAAACAACTATGTTACCACAATAAATGGAGTAGACCAATTGGTAGAAAATAGCTCCCCTAACAAACAAGTTGGGTCTGGCTACAACCAAATAAATGCAATGCAAAAAATTGCTTTTAAACCTAATGACAATTGGAATTATGACCTTGGTCTTTATTTTTCAGAAACATCGGACTACGGGAGGTATGACCGCTTAATTAGACCAACTAGTGACGGTGATGGTTTACGCTCTGCAGAATGGTATTACGGGCCCCAAGAGTGGTTTATGGCAAAAATAGGCTTGCAGCACCAAGGCAAAGGAAGGTTTTATGATAGGCTAAAAATTAACACAGCTTACCAACATTTTGGCGAAAGTAGAAATGACAGAAATTTTGGATCTACTACGTTAAGTAGCACAAAAGAAAACGTACATGCACTATCTACAAATATAGATTTAGAAAATAAACGTATTGGGGATTTACGCTTGTATTATGGTGTAGAGTATGTATTTAACAAAGTAAACTCTAATGGTTTTGAAACAAATATTGAAAATAACCAAGTTACAAATGCTGCATCTAGGTACCCAGATGGCGCTACTTGGCAAACAACTGCTGGTTATATAAACTCTGAGTATAAAGCACAGCCAAACCTAACCTTACTGTCTGGCTTACGCTATAGCCACGTTTGGATTAATGCTGAATTTGATAAAACTTTTTATCCTTTTCCTTTTGATGATGCCAATTTAAATACAGGGGCTTTAACAGGTAGTATTGGTTTAAGCTGGTTTCCTAAAGAAAACTTACAAATAACCTTTAATGGTTCTACGGGCTTTAGAGCTCCTAATATAGATGATGTTGGTAAAATATTTGATTCTGAACCGGGCTCTGTAGTTGTACCCAACCCAGATTTAGAAGCGGAATATGCTTATAATGTAGACTTAGGTATACAAAAGAATTTTAATGACAAAGTAATTGTAAACGCTACTGGTTTTTACACCTATTTAGTAGATGCTTTAGTACGCAGAGATTTTACTTTTAACGGTGAAACAGAAATAGAATACCACGGAGAATTAAGCAACGTACAAGCAATACAAAATGCAGCAAAAGCTTATGTTCATGGTGTTGAGTTTGGTGTAGACGCTTATTTTACAGAACATCTATCATTAAGCTCTAACTTAACATTTACAAAAGGTATTGAAGAAGAGGAAGATGGCACAGAGTCTCCAGGAAGACACGTAGCACCAACTTTTGGAGATGTGCATTTGATATGGAAAAACGATAAATTAAAAACCGATTTATTTTTCAACTTTAATGGTGAGGTATCTTATAACGACTTATCTGACTCTGAAAAGAGTAAAGATTATATATATGCTTCAGACAAAAACGGCAATCCTTACAGTCCAAATTGGCAAACAATAAACTTTAATGCCAGTTATCAAATTACAAATAACATAAAAGCTACGTTAGGCTGGGAGAACATAACCAACCAACGCTACAGAACATACTCGTCTGGTATTGTTGCGCCAGGCACAAACCTAATTTCATCTATTAGTTATCAATTTTAAAAAGCTTTGACATAAAAAAAGCCCGATTAAATTAATAATCGAGCTTTTAAAGTATATTTAAAAATATATCTTAGTTAGTCATTTTAGTTGCATATTCTTGCAATTCTTTAGACTTAGCCGTCAAATACTCAGTTAACTTTTTAGCATCATCAGCAGAAAGGTTTTTCATAACCTCTTGAGATTTAGTAGCTAATTCTTGTCCTTTTGTTCCTAAAGCAGCAAAAGCAGTCATATCTTTACTTTCAGCAGCTTCTTTATATTCACTAACGTATTCGTCATATGTTTTAACGTATTCTGCTACTGCAGCGTCATCAAAACTTGGAATACCGTCTACCATTTCTGTAGCAGTTTCTTTTACCTCTTCAGCAGCTTTACTAGTTTCATCAGCAACTTTGTCTGCAGCTTCTTTAGCATTATCTTCTACTGTTTCTGCAGCTTCTTTAGCTTTGTCAGTAGCTTCTTTACAAGATACAAATGATACGCTAAAAGCTAACATTAATGCAGAACCTAAGATTAATTTTTTCATTCTTTTTAGTTTTTATTGTTTGTTATAATATATGTTATACCTAATTTACGTTAGAAAACATAATTTAGATGTACAAACCTAAAAAAACTTTGGCAATTATGTTAACAAAAACATAAAAATATCAGCAAATAGCTTAAAAATAATGTTTTATAAACGTTAAAAAAATAATTACTTCACTTACAAAAAGCATCTGTTTTACTCACGCACAATTTTTTACACACCAAAATATCAGTAAAAAAAAAGAAAGAATTAAAAAGGGGCCTCTTTTGCTTTTGAAAAAGTGTTTTTTACACAAAATTCATTAGTTTTGCAAACTTAAAATGTAGTACCAGAAGCACTTAATATGAAGTTTGAGGAATATAAAGGATTAGATTTACCTAAGGTAGCAGAAAACATACTAGAATATTGGAAAGAGAATAACATTTTTGAAAAAAGTGTTACCAATAGAGAAGGCGGAGAAGGATATGTATTTTTTGAAGGCCCACCATCTGCAAATGGTATGCCAGGTATTCACCACGTTATGGCACGTACCATTAAGGATATTTTTCCTCGTTATAAAACAATGAAAGGTTACCAAGTTAAGCGTAAAGCTGGCTGGGATACACACGGCCTACCTATAGAACTTGGAGTAGAAAAAGAACTAGGAATTACCAAAGAAGATATTGGCAAAAAAATATCTGTAGAAGAGTACAATGCCGCTTGTAAAAAAGCTGTAATGCGCTACACAGATGTTTGGAACAAAATGACTGAACAAGTTGGTTATTGGGTAGATATGAACGACCCTTACATTACTTACAAGTC carries:
- a CDS encoding DMT family transporter, which translates into the protein MSKRTLAILACLGATTIYGLNHTIAKGVMPTYIKPFGFIMVRLLGASFLFWMCSFFIPKQKIERKDWGRLFVCALTGMGINMLTFFKGLELSTPINSAVLITIVPILVVVMSAIFIKENVTMQKGLGIVLGLVGALFLILYGAELRQDAPNIPLGNILFVVNAVSFGTYLILIKKLLEKYHMFTLLKWLFTIGLVLCFPVTIAEFNQIQWGTIPASGIGSIVFVIIGTTFLTYLFNVFGLSQLKASTVSAFSYAQPLIGILFAVATGKDSLTLVKVVGTLLVIVGLYLATKKPRPKQLT
- a CDS encoding arsenate reductase family protein, giving the protein MKKIYHLSTCDTCKRILKELQPLDGFVLQDIKTEEITEEQLKEMYALTGSYEALFSKRARLYKEKGLAQKELQEEDYKNLILEHYTFLKRPVIIVNNAVFVGNSKKVVAAAKEKIHS
- a CDS encoding DinB family protein; protein product: MEYLLDNSKQIRKILLKILDETPKDLLLEIPKNFNNNIWWNIAHVVVTQQLLVYKFSGMPMLVSDEMVEKYKKGTFPDGTATDEEITQIKDLLFSTLKQTEKDYKAGNFKSYTAYTTSLNITLSNVVEAMKFNALHEGIHIGAILALKRNIAA
- a CDS encoding DUF3298 and DUF4163 domain-containing protein, whose translation is MNNKFFLYFFIIVLIGCNNKKEISFETLKISTEKEVNKPLVVINVPKAIKKSKVSETINKTIKDKIISLLIFDDEVVVDNIDDAISSLNDEFLSVKEKLPGDATRWEATINGKVIYETDKIITIDLETYEFTGGAHGYESSILLNFDVVKGELIQNEELFSSKEEFYNIAESTFRLQEKIPANVPINDTGFMFEEEVFTLPNNIGYTKKGLKLLYNTYEVGSYADGQIEVLLPYAEINKMLVVKGEKQE
- a CDS encoding cystathionine gamma-synthase; protein product: MGKNNLKFNSKTIHGGQEPDKAYGAVMPPIYQTSTYAQTAPGKHNGYEYSRSANPTRTALEKSLASIENGNYGIAFGSGIAAIDAVIKLLSPGDEVISTSDLYGGSYRLFKQVYEKFGITFHFVDMANVNNIENYVTNNTKLIWVETPTNPMMNIIDIVAASKIAKKHSIPLAVDNTFATPYLQTPLDLGADIVMHSATKYLGGHSDVVMGALIVNDKELAEKLYFIQKASGAICGPMDSFLVLRGIKTLHVRMQRHCENGKAIAYYLKNHPKVEKVFWPGFESSPNYEIAKNQMKDFGGMLSFIPKGANYNDAIEIIKKLQVFTLAESLGGVESLAGHPASMTHASIPKEEREKSGIVDALIRLSIGIEDENDLIEDLEQAIG
- the gdhA gene encoding NADP-specific glutamate dehydrogenase, producing the protein MEAKINAFMDEVKTRNGHEPEFIQAVQEVAETVIPYIADHDIYNGKNILLRMVEPERLISFRVSWVDDNGNIHVNRGYRVQMNSAIGPYKGGLRFHPSVNASILKFLAFEQVFKNSLTTLPMGGGKGGSDFDPKGKSDDEVMRFCHAFMTELCRHIGPNTDVPAGDIGVGGREIGFLFGMYKKIRNEFTGVLTGKGRSWGGSLIRPEATGYGTVYFAESMLKTQGQDFAGKNVVISGSGNVAQFAAEKALQLGAKVLTLSDSQGYILDKDGIDAEKLAFVMDLKNNKRGRISEYVNKYTSATFHKGETPWDVACDIALPCATQNELDGEAAKALVKNGCICVAEGANMPSTPEAIHEFHEAKILFAPGKASNAGGVATSGLEMSQNSLRISWTREEVDQRLKTIMEDIHNSCIEYGKDKDGYCNYVKGANIAGFVKVADAMLAQGVI
- the recO gene encoding DNA repair protein RecO, whose translation is MQVTTKAIVLSALKYGDNSLIVKAYTLSDGLKSYLLKGVLSSKKGKVKAAYFQPLTQLELIAVHKNKGTLESVREAKTSYHYQTLHSNIAKNAMTQFLAEMLSNSLLEEEPNENLFNYIEAALQWLDTESQIANFHLHFLLSITKYLGFYPDSKNNSFLYFDLLEGGFTNKPSLNPVIQGTNLNYFKTFLGINFDAIHTIKMNKTDRQELLKSLILYFELHLQGFRKPKSLVILNEIFR
- a CDS encoding TonB-dependent receptor, with the translated sequence MKFFVSMRTALFILFLLIFTGAFAQEVVIVDQDTQEPIPDVAIFNIDKTKTALTAKNGSVDLSIFSKNEKIILKHIGYQTKKTTKNLLLKRGKTIYMVLTAEELDGVVMSVSKWEQQKKDIPQKVASITTKAISFTNPQTAADVLQNSGKIFVQKSQLGGGSPMIRGFATNRLLISVDGVRMNNAIFRGGNLQNVISIDPFSIQNTEVIFGPGSVIYGSDAIGGVLNFYTKKPKHSKTEEAFITGNATYRFSSANTENTIHADVNYGKQNWAFLTSISYTNFDDLKMGNNGPDSYVRNNYVTTINGVDQLVENSSPNKQVGSGYNQINAMQKIAFKPNDNWNYDLGLYFSETSDYGRYDRLIRPTSDGDGLRSAEWYYGPQEWFMAKIGLQHQGKGRFYDRLKINTAYQHFGESRNDRNFGSTTLSSTKENVHALSTNIDLENKRIGDLRLYYGVEYVFNKVNSNGFETNIENNQVTNAASRYPDGATWQTTAGYINSEYKAQPNLTLLSGLRYSHVWINAEFDKTFYPFPFDDANLNTGALTGSIGLSWFPKENLQITFNGSTGFRAPNIDDVGKIFDSEPGSVVVPNPDLEAEYAYNVDLGIQKNFNDKVIVNATGFYTYLVDALVRRDFTFNGETEIEYHGELSNVQAIQNAAKAYVHGVEFGVDAYFTEHLSLSSNLTFTKGIEEEEDGTESPGRHVAPTFGDVHLIWKNDKLKTDLFFNFNGEVSYNDLSDSEKSKDYIYASDKNGNPYSPNWQTINFNASYQITNNIKATLGWENITNQRYRTYSSGIVAPGTNLISSISYQF